The DNA sequence agtcatatttttgtagacttccaatgaagtctgcttaaactttgtggtttagtaaacttcatatgaagtctgcaagctttagtaaacttctttagaagtctacactgtctgataattttcagatctgaaaaaatatatatattttgaaatgtgaaaataattttaaatctgaaaatactttacataatagaatttataaggtaaactagtagcaaattaatgtagagagtttgatctataaatttatttgaatataaacatgtaaatccatatttaaaatctattaatctaaaacttacatttttagaggagaagatgaaatccatgagtgataatacctaccaaaaaaagataatattgtgagaaataaataacataaaaatacacatttaaaatctatagatctaaaacttacattttttaaaggagaagatgaaaaccatgaatcataatatctaaaatgacaagataatattgtgagaaagacttgagaaaattttagagagaaaggagataatgagagagttttagaaacaattgagagaattttagagagaagagagagagttttagagagaaaggagagagttttaaaaacttgtgcagccactttagagagagactgtataaattttgtttatatagggagacaaaaatgtaactaggttaaaatttacgatactgtagactttgtttgaagtctactaaaattaaaattttggagtagatcttactataacatagtagacctttttggaagtctactataataatttaattattgttgtttattctttattattttaataattttaatatatgatttatttattttttaatagttatagtatatgatttcacttttttattcgtaaggaacttaacttagtttaaatataatgatgttttgtaaaaaaaattgaaaaatatagactgaaaaagacgtcttcagataaatagattttattgtaggtctacgaaaccctaaaccacaaatctcaaaccctaaatgttttgcttgataatcaaaaagtctcatttatacaaaatataaacaactaaacattaatatgcagatttaagttaataaaacaaaaaaaaaaaatctaaaatctaaccctatgaaatcaactactaaaagacataacatgttagaaccttttgtttctaaagTATGAACATAGTCTAacacatgataaccaaattagtatatattatttaaaattgttcgattatatgaaattttaatttatttacttcatattatccattatattgatgattagttaaaaatatcacaataattatttttatgcattttcaaaattaaattatcaaattagagtgtagacgacaaaacaagtctataaggtagacttcgtaggaagtctatatatatgtagacttcttttattacgtgtaaacttccaaaggatagaaacgtaaaatacatttctgttttttgtttggtcataagggttaAATAGTACTTTCACTACTCCTTTAGGTtgattttgcatttgactgaaagtggggtacacttttacatttgatttgaatatttgggttggttttagcaAATGTCCCATAAAAACTTGGCATAACCCATAGTCCTAATTGATAACTTACTCACGACCCATTCTtacaattttttctttgttttacttCGTGTTGCAGCATCTATCTATTATCATatctaaactttttttcttcACTATATTTTAATGAATAAGTACTAATAAATAATGGCCGATTATCAGAACCAATCCAAGGTGGTTGATAAATACAAGCAGATGATTACATATCAATGCAGTCATAATTAGCCACTGCTCTATAAATCTGAGATTTAATTTTGAACTTGGATTTATTACCAATACAAGTAAATCTTccctatattgttttaaatcatGAAGCCCGGATAACAATAGCATatgataaaataagaaaaatgagGCTTATGCCTGATAGCTCCTAACTCCTTCTCATAATTGCCATTAATATCATTGAAGTCCCGAAATATTAGTTGAGGTTTGTGCTCATAAGCTCGAGCAGCAGCAACTTTATTAGTTTTCACCAATGAGCCTGACGATGTTTGAAAGTATTTCTGCCATCTTTTACATACATGTTTGAACAATAGAGAGAAGGGTTTTCCAAAATGAATCTTGACCTCATCATTTCAAAAGATGGCTAGTCCACCCTTCCCCCCTTAGCAGATACTACAACAGAGTGAGAATATTTTTAGTTCTTTTCCTACCTTATATACACACTTATCTACATTCCCAACCTTTGACAATTCCAAGCAATATCTTCACCACTCATGTGGTGTGTTTGAGAGTAACCACAATACCATGAACACTGGTTGATTGAGCATGGTATGTAGAAGACGAGCATATTTCTTGCCATTAAGAGGATGAATTGAAGGTTTATCCTCCATATATGTTTCTGGAGCTTTCATTTTACCGCATGTTCTCATAAATAATAGCAATTAGTTGCAGCATTGGACTTCCCAAGCTTTTATCTCCACTCTTCAACCCGAAGACTCCTTTCTCCATTAATTCCACATATACACCGATTGCGGTAATTCTTTCTTGTATTTTCGCTTTGGTTCTTGTCTTTGTCAACTCCACTGATGCAGCAGAAGAGCACTCTGGACACATTTCACAATCATGCTTCAAACACTATTACAAGTTGTACCGAACATCTGTAGCATATTGTATCAAAAGTCAAATTGTCATAGCTGAAACTAAAACTTAAGGATTGGTAAGGGGTTTTAATTAGAGTTAATTGGTTTTTACATGTTGAAATACAAGAACAGAGTGATATGGTTCATCAAAAattcttgggtaaacacgaaaCATAATTCATGCTTTTATCTTGGCAACAAGACAAAATGGTGGGATTTAATTAGAGTTCAGCGGTTATTTTTTCCTATAGAAATAACATTGCCTTCATAGTACCATCCAATAGCTTTGGTTTATTCTTTTCTTGTATGAATGTTAAGATCAAGCTTTGATCGTAAATACCATATTTGGTAACCGTCTGATCATGCTTTGATTTATTATTCTTCTGTACGAACTACATACGCCGAATTATATCATGCATTTTTACATTTCAAAATCCTACACTTTTCACTAATAATGAATGAATTCCTTGCAAAATAATTCCAATGGCTACtatttgtttgtttagtttTGTTGTCGATTCATTTTAGTTCGTACCTCTTTTTCTACATGctgaaatttattttcataaaaaaaagtatCGTACCACGAAATAAATACAACCTAAATTTTGTTTGATAATCATAATTTTATGAGAGCCGTTTGTTAccttacatataattttatcgtaattaattttaaactttggtccaagaaaattttcattttgtaaACTTAAAAATTCTGATATTGtggtatttttttatcaaatttataaatgtCATTAATGTTAagattctaatttaattatgaatattCTAATTCTTATCCCTATATcagaaatttaatttaaatattcattCTGAACTTTTACAACCAAGAAAAAAAGGTCTTTTGCTCCTTGGGTGCTGCACTTCAGgttttaaaattgtattatcCAATAGATGTCCAATAGATGCACTTCAGGTTTTAAAAATTCTGATATTGTggtattttttatcaaatttataaatgtCATTAATGTTAagattctaatttaattattaatattccaACTTATCCCTATATCAgacatttaattttaatatttattctgAACTTTTACAACCGAGGAAAAAAGGTCTTTTGCTCCTTGGGTGCTGCACTTCAGgttttaaaattgtattatcCAATAGAAAAAAATTCACATTCAAAACGAAAGATATATTAGAAAATAGGTAATCCACCTTGCCACTTTAATGAATTACAATGTAATAATAAAGAacaaacactattttttattcAGAAGCAAAAACACAACTTATAAGACTCAAGAAGACGTTCAAACATGCGAGGAGGAGGGCGCAGCGAAGAACTTGTGAACCCAAACATGTTTTCCATCAATAGTGAACATGTTTTTGTTCATTGGAGTCACGATCTCTTCAATCTTCGACGCATATTCCATCTTCAACACCATCCTCGCAAACAAGGGCTGCTCATTCTCTTGCACTTCTTGCATCACAATGGCTTCTATCACTTCTCCAAACTCCCTCGTGAAGTGAACCCTAACCTCCGATTCAGAAATTGGATATCCTTTGGAAAACTTTAGAATCACCGTCCTATCATCTGCCGGCGTCACCTCTTCCTCGTCCTCCTTGATGTCCGCCCCCTCTGTCTCCATCACGACCGCCTTTGCTTTTTTTtcaacatctggagcaggaacCCATTCTTGTGGAGCACTCACCTTTATAGGGGTTGATCGTCGAACACTCGATCTAATAGAGGTTCGTTGTTGAACACTCGACCTACGAGAGATCTGTTGTTGAACATTCCACCAGCTAGGGGTTTGGTGTTGAACACTCAACCTAGTAGGGGTTTGTTGTTGAGCACCCAACCggatcttcttcatctcctcaatGAGTTTTGCCCTCTCTATCGCCAACAGTTGCTCTTTGTAGCCCTTCTCGTATATATCATCGAAAGCTCGGTTGCAGACATCGTTCAAATTCTTTGTCACTCCAACGAGAATAGTTTCGCGGTACTGGTTGATGTAACTGAGTGTGAGATTACTGTCAGTTAGACCTTTGAGAAAAGGAATAACCACCTCATCATTGTTGTTGTGGTTAAGGAGGAAGAAGCTTGAGTAGTCTTGGTTGTATAAGATACTTAGACACACACCGACTTCATTGGCCACCGCGTCGATTAACATGTCTTGTGATGAGACAAGATACGCGACCAAGTTGCGTGCAAAGCGAAGTTGCTCGACCACGAGGAGAAACGCAATCACTTGAGACGATTGGTTCATGTCTCGTTTTAGAACAAAGACGAGGCGAGTGAACAAGTCTCTATCGATTTTGTGGAAAGAATGAAACTCGTCTCGAGTTACCTCCACTTCAAATAAAGAAGAATCGGTTGAGAAAAATGgagaaggaaaaagagaagaagaataagCCATAATATTTCTTAGATATTTTATGGAGGTGGTGAAATGATCTTTGTTCTAGACTAAGTTTAAATAGATGATTTTCCAGTCAAATTGGTCAAAAGGTgcaatcttttttttctataatatactTCCTCGGTCATATCTCTTATTAATGAGATTGAAAGTCATATACCTTCTGATAGAAAGAGTATCAAGGCTTCGTTTAACTGATAGATCATGACCCTTGGATCATCATGGATGATTCATCATTCATCTCTAAACCATGTATTCcaacttttttttgaataatttcctttttataattctttcttttatggaaaaccctaaatcttttcTGACTTCtgaagcaaaaataaaaacacctcatatattattatatattacaattttactaaatcaaattaaaattgtGAGGTTGACAATTGATGATATCTCTCTGTATAAAGTATGGTTGAAtggattttctttcttttaatgtACAATAAAAGCATTTCGGGttttgaataatataaataaataacatcTACTTATATAGAATAGTTATATAGTAGAAGATTTGTACGAATGTAAACGATTACATACTTTTTAAATCTAGAGTATCTCGAACTTATTGAAGGGCTCAATTTAATTTCCAAAGAAAAGTGTAATCCACAGATATATCCTCTTTCCGGTATTGAAATGAATTGTAAGTAAGAGGCGCATATTTGTGTTGCCACACGATCGAGTATTGTGAAGGGCCTTTGAACTTAAATTGCTTATCAATCTAAAACTCACCTGTCATTAGACCATCATTGTGTGGTTAGATTAATTATACTGCTAAAAAAGGTTACAAactggattttttttcttatggatAACTTCTTTGTACACAACCATGATCTTGGGAACAGTCAAAAGTTACATTAAAAAAGGTATAAAGGTAAGACTACtagaagtatttttatttaaattattaattttaataaaaaaatgttatttcttTGTCAAATATAATTGTTACTCTGAGTAAAAGCTTTAGAGTCATAATGTTTCTAGTGCTCtcttcaaattttaatattccaTGTTCGATTGATTAAGAGGTTCTTGCATTGCCCATAACCAACCATGGTACAATCTTGCTATAGCTTTTAAAAGCCCAAAACAGCAcaaccaaaataattattttggacGTCctgattttaattgaaattagaacagcaaattttacaataacaaaaaaataagataagagttattattaatttttatttttttcttttactgtGAAATATCAATTTCGAAATTTTTCAAACCGTTCGTTAAAGAGAAATAAAtgcaaaattaacaaaaaaaaggtgAATGCAACAAAAATAGCAGAGGCAATCAAGAAATATATATGTGAGGATATAAATATGGGACCTGATGCCTTAACAACTCATTTGTATCAGTTAGGTTGGGATATTATTGGAAAAGATGTGATCTGTGAAGCAAAAACATTTTTGATACATTATACATGAAAAATGGAACCAACCATACCAACATTTGTATGATCCTAAAATAGCTAGGCCAGCAACATTATATGATTATAAGTCCACTGGTTGTGAAATATGATTTACAAAATGATgcaaaaaaatttgtaaagaaGATAAAAGTTTTCCTTGACAAAATTGTTGTGCACATAAGAGAAATTAACTTCGACGAAAGTAAGGCAAAAAGTATGATTGAAAAAAATACCcatttaaaatttctatattGATTGtgtgaaaattataatttcaatCAGTTAACCCGTATTTATACTAGCCTCTTTTTCCTATAggaaaatatctttattttactaaaaatattttttataatccaAAAAGCATATTGTACTAAACGAGTGTGATCTTTTAATGGTACACAGAGATTTAAGTCACTTCcagaatcaataaaataatatttgaatcTCCAAGCGCCTTCATAACATCCAAATTGTTCTTGACCTAATGCACTCGTTAAAATCAAAGAAACGAGTTTCACATAATGATATGGTGATAAAGACATGCATCACTAAAGCATATGATCGGTTAGAATGAGATTTTTTAGAATCCACATTAAGAGCCTTCAATCTCAGTGGACAT is a window from the Brassica napus cultivar Da-Ae unplaced genomic scaffold, Da-Ae ScsIHWf_1459;HRSCAF=2050, whole genome shotgun sequence genome containing:
- the LOC106366672 gene encoding uncharacterized protein LOC106366672, whose amino-acid sequence is MAYSSSLFPSPFFSTDSSLFEVEVTRDEFHSFHKIDRDLFTRLVFVLKRDMNQSSQVIAFLLVVEQLRFARNLVAYLVSSQDMLIDAVANEVGVCLSILYNQDYSSFFLLNHNNNDEVVIPFLKGLTDSNLTLSYINQYRETILVGVTKNLNDVCNRAFDDIYEKGYKEQLLAIERAKLIEEMKKIRLGAQQQTPTRLSVQHQTPSWWNVQQQISRRSSVQQRTSIRSSVRRSTPIKVSAPQEWVPAPDVEKKAKAVVMETEGADIKEDEEEVTPADDRTVILKFSKGYPISESEVRVHFTREFGEVIEAIVMQEVQENEQPLFARMVLKMEYASKIEEIVTPMNKNMFTIDGKHVWVHKFFAAPSSSHV